A genomic segment from Carassius auratus strain Wakin chromosome 25, ASM336829v1, whole genome shotgun sequence encodes:
- the LOC113043573 gene encoding ATP-sensitive inward rectifier potassium channel 11-like: protein MLSRKGLIPEDYLLTRLAEDVLQPKFKTKQRKARFVAKNGTCNVAHTNIREQGRFLQDVFTTLVDLKWLHTLLIFTMSFLCSWLLFGMIWWLIAFAHGDLDQKGDDFVPCVTDIHSFSSAFLFSIEVQVTIGFGGRVITEECVSAIVILILQNIVGLVINAIMLGCIFMKTAQANRRAETLIFSKHAVITVRNNKLCFMFRLGDLRKSMIISATVHVQVVRKTVTNEGEIVPLDQIDIQMDNPVGTNSIFLVSPLIISHVIDKNSPLYDLSAADLQQEDIEVIVVLEGVVETTGITTQARTSYLSDEILWGHRFVPTVSEEDGMYAVDYSKFGNTVKVATPSCSARALDEAGGMESVRLKESSGASVRRRTRHQDTKEL from the coding sequence ATGTTGTCCAGAAAAGGACTCATTCCCGAGGATTACCTGCTGACCCGCTTGGCGGAGGATGTGTTGCAGCCAAAATTCAAGACTAAACAGCGGAAAGCGCGATTCGTCGCCAAGAACGGAACGTGCAACGTCGCGCACACGAACATTCGCGAACAAGGACGCTTTCTCCAGGACGTCTTCACTACTCTAGTGGACCTAAAATGGCTTCACACGCTCCTGATCTTCACCATGTCGTTCCTGTGCAGTTGGCTCTTGTTCGGGATGATCTGGTGGCTCATCGCGTTCGCGCACGGAGATCTGGACCAGAAAGGGGACGACTTTGTGCCGTGCGTAACGGACATCCACTCGTTCTCCTCCGCCTTTCTGTTCTCCATCGAAGTTCAGGTGACTATCGGCTTTGGCGGGCGCGTGATCACGGAGGAGTGCGTGTCGGCCATCGTGATACTGATCCTCCAAAACATCGTAGGTCTGGTGATCAATGCCATCATGCTGGGATGCATCTTCATGAAAACGGCGCAAGCGAACCGGCGCGCGGAGACGCTCATCTTCAGCAAGCACGCGGTTATCACCGTCAGAAACAACAAACTGTGCTTCATGTTTCGTCTTGGGGACTTGAGGAAGAGCATGATCATCAGTGCCACCGTGCACGTGCAGGTGGTGCGCAAGACCGTCACCAATGAAGGCGAGATCGTGCCTTTGGACCAGATAGACATCCAGATGGACAACCCTGTGGGCACCAACAGCATCTTCCTGGTGTCCCCCCTCATCATCAGTCACGTCATTGATAAAAACAGCCCTCTGTATGATTTATCAGCGGCGGATCTGCAGCAGGAGGACATCGAGGTGATCGTCGTTCTGGAGGGCGTGGTGGAGACCACCGGCATCACCACCCAAGCGCGGACCTCTTACCTGTCCGACGAGATCCTGTGGGGTCACAGGTTCGTGCCTACGGTGTCTGAGGAGGACGGGATGTACGCGGTGGACTATTCGAAGTTTGGAAACACCGTAAAAGTGGCGACGCCGAGCTGCAGCGCGCGCGCTCTGGATGAGGCGGGAGGGATGGAGAGCGTCAGACTGAAGGAGTCCAGCGGCGCGTCAGTGAGGAGGAGAACCAGACACCAAGACACCAAAGAACTGTGA
- the LOC113043574 gene encoding MOB kinase activator 2-like isoform X4 yields the protein MDWLMGKSKTKSNGKKAPAEEKKHYMEPEYTKVRVVDFDLKDLVSLPTKEIDLNEWLASNTTTFFNLINLQYSTISEFCTGDTCQAMTACNTIYYWYDERGKKTKCTAPQYVDLVMTFVQKLVTDEEIFPTKYGKDFPNSFESLVKKVCRYLFHVLAHIYWAHFKETVALELQGHLNTLYAHFIVFVREFNLVEPKETCIMDDLSEVLCTPLPPHSHNHVTER from the exons GAAATCCAAAACAAAGTCCAATGGAAAGAAAGCACCAGCTGAAGAGAAGAAGCACTACATGGAGCCAGAGTACACAAAAGTGCGAGTCGTGGACTTCGACCTGAAAGATTTGGTGTCGCTTCCCACCAAAGAGATCGACCTCAACGAATGGCTCGCCAGCAACA CAACAACCTTCTTCAATCTCATAAATCTGCAGTATAGCACGATCTCAGAGTTTTGCACTGGGGACACATGTCAAGCCATGACGGCCTGCAACAC GATATACTACTGGTATGACGAGCGGGGGAAGAAGACGAAGTGCACTGCGCCTCAGTACGTCGACCTCGTCATGACCTTTGTGCAGAAATTAGTGACAGACGAAGAAATCTTTCCCACAAAATACG GCAAGGACTTCCCCAACTCGTTCGAGTCTCTGGTGAAGAAGGTCTGCCGGTATCTGTTTCACGTCTTGGCTCACATCTACTGGGCTCACTTTAAAGAGACGGTGGCTCTGGAGCTGCAGGGACACTTGAACACACTCTACGCACATTTCATCGTCTTCGTCAGAGAGTTCAACCTGGTGGAGCCCAAGGAGACCTGCATCATGGACGACCTGTCAGAGGTGCTGTGCACCCCCCTGCCGCCCCATTCACACAACCACGTGACCGAGAGATGA
- the LOC113043574 gene encoding MOB kinase activator 2-like isoform X3: MGVLVCCDCFFYRKSKTKSNGKKAPAEEKKHYMEPEYTKVRVVDFDLKDLVSLPTKEIDLNEWLASNTTTFFNLINLQYSTISEFCTGDTCQAMTACNTIYYWYDERGKKTKCTAPQYVDLVMTFVQKLVTDEEIFPTKYGKDFPNSFESLVKKVCRYLFHVLAHIYWAHFKETVALELQGHLNTLYAHFIVFVREFNLVEPKETCIMDDLSEVLCTPLPPHSHNHVTER, encoded by the exons GAAATCCAAAACAAAGTCCAATGGAAAGAAAGCACCAGCTGAAGAGAAGAAGCACTACATGGAGCCAGAGTACACAAAAGTGCGAGTCGTGGACTTCGACCTGAAAGATTTGGTGTCGCTTCCCACCAAAGAGATCGACCTCAACGAATGGCTCGCCAGCAACA CAACAACCTTCTTCAATCTCATAAATCTGCAGTATAGCACGATCTCAGAGTTTTGCACTGGGGACACATGTCAAGCCATGACGGCCTGCAACAC GATATACTACTGGTATGACGAGCGGGGGAAGAAGACGAAGTGCACTGCGCCTCAGTACGTCGACCTCGTCATGACCTTTGTGCAGAAATTAGTGACAGACGAAGAAATCTTTCCCACAAAATACG GCAAGGACTTCCCCAACTCGTTCGAGTCTCTGGTGAAGAAGGTCTGCCGGTATCTGTTTCACGTCTTGGCTCACATCTACTGGGCTCACTTTAAAGAGACGGTGGCTCTGGAGCTGCAGGGACACTTGAACACACTCTACGCACATTTCATCGTCTTCGTCAGAGAGTTCAACCTGGTGGAGCCCAAGGAGACCTGCATCATGGACGACCTGTCAGAGGTGCTGTGCACCCCCCTGCCGCCCCATTCACACAACCACGTGACCGAGAGATGA
- the LOC113043574 gene encoding MOB kinase activator 2-like isoform X1 produces the protein MHSQKTPRSGLSCKMVLQAVGKVLRKSKTKSNGKKAPAEEKKHYMEPEYTKVRVVDFDLKDLVSLPTKEIDLNEWLASNTTTFFNLINLQYSTISEFCTGDTCQAMTACNTIYYWYDERGKKTKCTAPQYVDLVMTFVQKLVTDEEIFPTKYGKDFPNSFESLVKKVCRYLFHVLAHIYWAHFKETVALELQGHLNTLYAHFIVFVREFNLVEPKETCIMDDLSEVLCTPLPPHSHNHVTER, from the exons GAAATCCAAAACAAAGTCCAATGGAAAGAAAGCACCAGCTGAAGAGAAGAAGCACTACATGGAGCCAGAGTACACAAAAGTGCGAGTCGTGGACTTCGACCTGAAAGATTTGGTGTCGCTTCCCACCAAAGAGATCGACCTCAACGAATGGCTCGCCAGCAACA CAACAACCTTCTTCAATCTCATAAATCTGCAGTATAGCACGATCTCAGAGTTTTGCACTGGGGACACATGTCAAGCCATGACGGCCTGCAACAC GATATACTACTGGTATGACGAGCGGGGGAAGAAGACGAAGTGCACTGCGCCTCAGTACGTCGACCTCGTCATGACCTTTGTGCAGAAATTAGTGACAGACGAAGAAATCTTTCCCACAAAATACG GCAAGGACTTCCCCAACTCGTTCGAGTCTCTGGTGAAGAAGGTCTGCCGGTATCTGTTTCACGTCTTGGCTCACATCTACTGGGCTCACTTTAAAGAGACGGTGGCTCTGGAGCTGCAGGGACACTTGAACACACTCTACGCACATTTCATCGTCTTCGTCAGAGAGTTCAACCTGGTGGAGCCCAAGGAGACCTGCATCATGGACGACCTGTCAGAGGTGCTGTGCACCCCCCTGCCGCCCCATTCACACAACCACGTGACCGAGAGATGA
- the LOC113043574 gene encoding MOB kinase activator 2-like isoform X2 codes for MRFKRNGSYTLNRKSKTKSNGKKAPAEEKKHYMEPEYTKVRVVDFDLKDLVSLPTKEIDLNEWLASNTTTFFNLINLQYSTISEFCTGDTCQAMTACNTIYYWYDERGKKTKCTAPQYVDLVMTFVQKLVTDEEIFPTKYGKDFPNSFESLVKKVCRYLFHVLAHIYWAHFKETVALELQGHLNTLYAHFIVFVREFNLVEPKETCIMDDLSEVLCTPLPPHSHNHVTER; via the exons GAAATCCAAAACAAAGTCCAATGGAAAGAAAGCACCAGCTGAAGAGAAGAAGCACTACATGGAGCCAGAGTACACAAAAGTGCGAGTCGTGGACTTCGACCTGAAAGATTTGGTGTCGCTTCCCACCAAAGAGATCGACCTCAACGAATGGCTCGCCAGCAACA CAACAACCTTCTTCAATCTCATAAATCTGCAGTATAGCACGATCTCAGAGTTTTGCACTGGGGACACATGTCAAGCCATGACGGCCTGCAACAC GATATACTACTGGTATGACGAGCGGGGGAAGAAGACGAAGTGCACTGCGCCTCAGTACGTCGACCTCGTCATGACCTTTGTGCAGAAATTAGTGACAGACGAAGAAATCTTTCCCACAAAATACG GCAAGGACTTCCCCAACTCGTTCGAGTCTCTGGTGAAGAAGGTCTGCCGGTATCTGTTTCACGTCTTGGCTCACATCTACTGGGCTCACTTTAAAGAGACGGTGGCTCTGGAGCTGCAGGGACACTTGAACACACTCTACGCACATTTCATCGTCTTCGTCAGAGAGTTCAACCTGGTGGAGCCCAAGGAGACCTGCATCATGGACGACCTGTCAGAGGTGCTGTGCACCCCCCTGCCGCCCCATTCACACAACCACGTGACCGAGAGATGA